The genomic DNA CAGGCTTATTCACATTTGACTACAAGGGATACTTCCTGCTTTTAGCTTCTTCTCTTTAATAGAGCACTTTGATGCTACTAGATAGTGAAGTACTGCAGGGAGTATTGGTCCTGAGAGCCTGTCTGTGAACTTTGTATTGTTGTGCAAAGAATAACTATGAAGGCTGacatacattggccaaaccagacagtctctatgcaaaagaataaatggacacaaatctgacatctggaattataacattcaaaaaccagtgggagaacacttcaggcTCTCTATCCACTCAGTGATAGACTTGAAgatggcaattttacaacaaaaaatcttcaaaaacagactcctaagagagactgctgaacttgaattaatattcAAATTTGATACAATTAACTTGGATTTgagcagagactgggaatggttgggccattacactgaTTGACTCTATTTCCCcgtgttaagtatcctcacaccttctatgggtcatctcgattatcacttcaaaagttttttttctcctgctgacgatagctcatctcagttgattggcctctaacagttggtatggctacttccaccttttcatgttctctgtatgtataaatatcttcttcctgtttgttccagtctgtgcatccgatgaagtgggctgtagcccatgaaagcttatgctcaaataaatttgttagtctctaaggtgccacaactactcctgttctttttgcggatagagactaacacggctgctaccctGAAACCATTCTTAAAAAGGATAGTGATCCTGCAGTATTAATTAAATGACGAACTAGTGCCAATTATTGTAGTGGCACAACTATAATTTAGTTTTAATAAACTAAAATTGAAGATGGTTTTCTGatcatgaaactggcttttaATTCCATTGGTTGACATGAAACACAACTTCATCATTTGGCTAGAGTAAAGAATTGAGATCCAAATACTAAAATGCCTACTATTTTGTTTGCTGACAATGGCAAGATGCTTGTCCCCTTTGATTCAAGTCCCTTTCCCCATGCTTTCCTTCAGGCTGGAAAATTATTAAAGTCAGGAAGCTGAGTGAAAACCAGTTAGATGTAACATTCGGAATGTTCTATAGTATAACGTAACTTATAAAGGATTCAGTTGTAAGGCCAAGAACAAGTGAAGGGACTAGAAGACATACAATGAGTATTCTTAAAATCTCAGCCTTGTTTGTTTTGATGCATCCAATACAAAGTGCATAACCAATACAATACAAAGTGCATCCAATACAAAGTGCTTAACCAATCCAATACAAAGTGCTTTGTATTTTTAACATGAAAAAGTAAAACCAGAAAATAACCAATCTCCCATCTACAAATACTAGCTCCAagaatccctccctccctgagagCCAGGAAAAGAGATGGGCTCTACAGCATGCCCTAATAGTCAACAGATTCCTGTTATTTTGGAGGTAAAATGCAATGAGAGGAGGgaattttaaatggaaagatcCCTCATGCCCTATCAGCagccctctgtctcctgcacacagGCCCAGGTAGCTGCTGTGTTGTACTTGGACTAGAAGATCAGTTACTACAATTATTGCAGAGTGACATGTGCACTTACATGCACCCACTGGAGACAGTGAGGGGGAGGAGATGGTTTAAGATTAAATGAaaattcccccatccccctccccaaaatataATCATATGTTCATATGCACCTTCTTACCATTTTAGTTGTAATTCTCCTTCCTCGCATGTAAATTTCACACTTTTCTTGGACCGAAAAATAGACTAGAAATAGGCCAGATTCCTATAAaagtaaactaaaaataaaaggtattaattttttctttcctgtaCTTGAGACCTCCtgtttttacatttgctgtttaAAATTCTTCTGGATGAACAATGTGTTATCTGTGATGGCAGCTCCACCTCTGTTCTTTTTGTCCACAAAGGCAAGGAAATACACAGTGAAGAATCAACGCTCCAGTTCCTGTTCTGGGGATAGGGCAACTGAGAGCTTCTAAGTGATCTGGATGTTGAGGTTATATATCTAACTGCATCATGATGGATCACTTTGTTCTCTCTCAATAGTTTCTCGTCACAGGGCATTCTTTAACTATGCTCATTCAATTTCTGAGAGTGTTGAAATGCACCCTTTAGCTGGTTTGTAGTAGATTAGAATGGAAAAGGCCTTGCTGAGTCCTACAGTCAGTTGCCTTGAAATATGTGTACAGTACTACACTACTGATCTCTAAAGTTTCCTAGGAGTTGGGGCTGGAAGAGACTTTCTAAATCTGTGGAGTCCAATGTTTCTGGGGAGTACCAGTCATCCACAGGAATACCATTGGGTATACCAACCTCTCTTTCATTGGGGCAATAGAGTTTCCTTGTTAAGCTAGGGATAGAGGTGTCTATCATACTAGTCACGTAAGTCTGAAGTTCTAGTCCTGAAGTATATAGCAGTAGTTGGACACTATTGTGCTAAGTCATCAAGTGTGATCCCTTGCTGCACCTGCTGCATGTTATCACCTCTACTATTCCCTCAAGCTTATCATCATATTTCTTTGCGATTCTTCCATTGCTGATGACCCTATAGTCTGTACTGAGCACAGTTCAATTGGGAGAGCAATAAAGCAATGCGCAGACAATCCAGTAAGTTTTTGGAGAgagttggggacaacttcctggtacaaatgctggaggaacaACCTAGGGGCAGtcctcctcttgacctgctgcttacaaacagggaagaattggtaggagaagtagaagtgggtggcaacctaggcagcagtgaccatgagatggttgagctcaggatcctgacaaaaggaagaaaggagagtagcaaaatacggaccctggatttcagaaaagcagactttgactcccttagggaactatTGGGCAGGCTCccttgggaggctaatatgagggggcaaggagtccaggagagctggctgtattttaaagaagtcttattgaggggacaggaacaaaccatcccgatgtgccgaaagaatagcaaatatggcaggcaaccagcttggcttaacagtaaaATCtccagtgagcttaaacacagaaaggaaacttacaagaagtggaaatttggacagatgtttagggaagagtataaaaatattgcttgagcatgcaggggtgtaatcaggaaggcctatgcacagttggagttgcagctagcaagggatgtgaagggtaaaaAGAAGGgattctacaggtatgttagcaacaagaaggtggtcagggaaagtggggGATCCTTACTGAATGTGGAAGGCAAtgtagtgacagatgatgtgtaTAAGAAACCAAAGcagtcaatgctttttttgcctccgtCTTCACAGacgaggtcagctcccagactgctgcactgggcagcacagtataggAAGGAGGTGAAAGTGataaaagaacaagttaaggactatttagaaaagctggacatgcacaagtccatgggtccagatgcaatgcatcccaggatgctgagggagttggctgatatgattgtagagccactggccattatctctgaaaattcgtAGTGAGTGGGGGAGGTCCTGGgcaattggaaaagggcaaatatagtgcccatctttaaaaaagggaagaaggagaacccggggaactacagagtGATTAgcttcacttcagtccctggcaaaatcatggagcaggtcctcaaagagtccattttgaagcacttaaaggagaagaaggtgatcaggaacagtcagcatggattcaccaaggtcaagtcatgcttgaccaacttgattgccttctatgatgagataactagctctgtggatatggggaaagcggtggatgtgatatatcttgtaacaaagcttttgatacagtcgcccacagtattcttgccagcaagttaaagacgtatggattggatgaatggactataaggtggctagaaagctggctagattgtctggCTCAATGGCtcaatatctagttggcagctggtatcagaCGGAGTTacccagggatcagtcctggggctggttttgttcaacatctttattaatgatctggatgataggatgaattgcaccatcagcaagttcgcagatgacactaaactgaggggCAGAAAGAGatatgttggagggtagggatagggtccagcgttagctagacaaattggaggattgggccaaaagaaatctgatgaggttcaacaaggacaagtgcagagtcctgcaccgCTACAGGCTTGGGATCGactggttaagcagcagttctgcagaaaaggacggggggattacagtggacgagaagctggatatgagtcagcagtgtgcccttgttgccaagaaggccaacagcatctTGGtttgtattagtaggagcattgccagcagatcgagggaagtgattattcccctctattcagcactggtgaggccacacccgGAGTATTGTGCAcagttttgcccccccccccactacagagGGTATGTGGtcagattggagagagtccagcggaggacaacaaaaatgattggagggctgggcacatgacttacaaggggaggctgagggaactgggtttatttagtctgcagaagagaagagtgagggggtatttgatagcagccttcaactacctaaaggggggttccaaagaggatggagcaaggctgttctctgtggtgggatatgacagaacaaggaacaatggtctcaacttgcagtggggggaggtctaggttggatattaggaaaaactttttcactaggagggtggtgaagcactggaatgggttacccagagaggtggtggaatctccatccttagaggtttttaaggcctggcctgaaaaagccctggctgggatgatttagttggtgttggtccttctttgagcagaggattgtactagatgacctcctgagctctcttccaaccctaatattctatggttaTTGTTAGGAGGCTTTTCCTCTCTTGGTGTCTAGTCTAACATAGCCCTCTTTTCAGTATAAAACCATTGCTACGTGTTATACATCTTCTGGTATATCTTCTCCTTCCTTTTGTGtttttctatgtttgtacagagctGGTTTACATTTTCCCCTCTGCTTTCTTTTTGTATAAATTTAGTCCCTTTATCCTCCTTTCTTTGTAGCCTGTTTTTGAACTCTTGGTGACATGCCTAAATAAGTATTCTTGACAAATCATACCAGTGTTTCATTGATCTCTCTGTTGCGGAGTCTTTCCTAAGGGCTAGCTCAAACATTTCCCATGAAGCTTCAGAGTATTGTTTCCTCTTTAAACCACCATAGGCCATCAAacacttccttctttttcttccatGTGGTTGCCTAAATCAATTTTATTCTTAAGAGTTGTAGAAGGAAATCCATACTGGTGGTATAACTATTTcaatctttctctctgtctctctctctcacacacgaaCGACACTGACTCAGTTGTTTGGGTCGTGCAAAAGCTGTTAGACAGTTTATTGAATTGTCTTTGCACTATTCTTTCTGAAAAGGTAGGCTGTGTTTGCGGCAACCAAAAATACCTTGTGGAGGAGTTCCCTTAAATGTACATTGATAAGTTTTGctgatttctgtttgttttcagagTCTAAATGGTGTTTGGTTGAATAAGGAACGTCTTGATCCATTAAAGGCCTATCCAATAGGTGAAAGAGACCATATTCAACTAGGAGTGCCTTTGGATAACAAAGAGACTGCTGAATATGAATATGAAGTGATTAAGGAAGAATGGGAGAAAGTTAGTCCATTTTTAGCCCCGAGGAATGACCAACTGATGGGGAAACCTAAGGGTGCAAGAATTAAACGTAAACTTAGTTTGGAGGAATCAGAGGCATCTGGAGCAGAAGGCCCTTCGAATTCCAGATCTAAAAGGGACAGAGTGTCCTGCGATAGTGAACCTTTGGGTAGATCATGTGGGAGGGCAGAACTGGCCAAACAGCCAACAGAAAACATGGATGTCAAGCTGCCTTCTCCTGGACCAAGCATGGAGGAGGATAAAGCTACAGTGTATTGTAATCCTATGAATTCTGAGAAAGCTACATCTCTTAGCCATAAGGACCAGAAAGCCTCTAGTCTGGCACAGTCTTGGACTGGTTTGGAAATGCTGAGGCAAACCCTGGGAAATATAATGAAGCTGAAAGTCAAGGTGGAGGAGAAGCAGACAGCTGTTTTGAGAGTGAAGAAGAGCAGAAAGTCTGGCCAAAAAGAGCTCAGAGTGATGGAGCAGGAGCTGCGGGAATTGCAGGACCAGTTGTGCACTGAACAGGAACATCAGCAGCAGAGAGTGGAACAGCTGGAGAGGACATTCTAtgatgagcagcagcagcttctggaggTATGCACATTTGTATAGACATTATCATCCATTCCAGAAGTATGCCACTTCCAAACATACAGACCTAGGGAATGGGTAGAAACAAAAGGGGCTAAACTAGGTAAGAGATTAGTAATGGGGTTTAACCTCAAAGGCAGGTTCAGCACAAATTGATAGTAAAAGCACTGTTGCCACCTGAAAGCTGAATGGTCTGTGTGAAATGAATATTGTTTCTGTGTTCTCCCTTGTGGTTGTAGAGAGGATGAGGACTGAATGGGTCGTTGAGATTGAACTCCTCTTCTACCTCTGGACATAGGTTACCAGGTCCAGAATGAGTTGCATTGAAAGTCCTTTCCCATTCAAACAGGAGAATCAGTGGGCACTGCTACTTCCAATGATCCAGATTGTCTAATGAATAAAATGCAGGAAGGGCCATTTCCTTACTTGTAAATAGGGTTTCCTTCACAAAACGCTCGCTCTGGAAGTCTTACAGGCCTGTACACATTCATATGGATATGTAACTAGccgtcagatttaaaaaaaaaagggggggggatagctcagtcggggagggatagctcagtgatttgagcattgacctgctaaacccagggttgtgagttcaatccttgagggggccacttaggaatctggggcaaaaaaaattggtcgtgctagtgaagacagggggctggactcaattacctttcaaggtcccttccaggtctaggagataggtatatctccagttattattatttattataagttCTGTTCTCTGTCTCTGTTATTGAGTTTGTTAACAAGTATGTTTGAAAGCAAGAGAGAATCCAGCTGAACATGGATTGGTCATTCTTCCTAGTAATTGGGAACAGGCAGGAAAACCTATTAGTCCAGATAATTGAACACTTAATTGTAGAAACCTTGCatacaggaagagagagattctCTGTCTCTGCCCATACTGGAGGAGGGATCCAAAGCAGCAGTGGGAGTTGTCTACAGTAGTGTGGTAGTTTAATCTCCTTAGATGTGTTCCCAAAAGGagttaaaacatttctgtttccgCACTTACAGCCTGTTACTTCCCTTTCTCTGCCTTGTGAACATTCTAGTCCCATTAAAGCTAAAATAACTTGGAGACGTTTCGGATATGTGATATTCAAGGATATTGTCCACCAAGAGTTATAATGT from Chelonoidis abingdonii isolate Lonesome George chromosome 3, CheloAbing_2.0, whole genome shotgun sequence includes the following:
- the RNF8 gene encoding E3 ubiquitin-protein ligase RNF8 isoform X5 is translated as MAERGGASPAGGSGRTWCLRRVGMSGQWLLLESGSEVTIGRGFGLTYQLISKTCPLMISRYHCVFKQNAQGQWTVTDNKSLNGVWLNKERLDPLKAYPIGERDHIQLGVPLDNKETAEYEYEVIKEEWEKVSPFLAPRNDQLMGKPKGARIKRKLSLEESEASGAEGPSNSRSKRDRVSCDSEPLGRSCGRAELAKQPTENMDVKLPSPGPSMEEDKATVYCNPMNSEKATSLSHKDQKASSLAQSWTGLEMLRQTLGNIMKLKVKVEEKQTAVLRVKKSRKSGQKELRVMEQELRELQDQLCTEQEHQQQRVEQLERTFYDEQQQLLEGVKKQQGEENLKEQLAQILQEHRALMDELSRSKKDFEEIIQAKNKELEETKEEKEKARAQKEEVLSQMNDVLENELQCTICSEHFIEAVTLNCAHSFCSYCINEWMKRKVECPICRREIQSKTRSLVLDNCIDRMVENLNLEMKEHRLALIRERKGERL
- the RNF8 gene encoding E3 ubiquitin-protein ligase RNF8 isoform X4, with amino-acid sequence MAERGGASPAGGSGRTWCLRRVGMSGQWLLLESGSEVTIGRGFGLTYQLISKTCPLMISRYHCVFKQNAQGQWTVTDNKSLNGVWLNKERLDPLKAYPIGERDHIQLGVPLDNKETAEYEYEVIKEEWEKVSPFLAPRNDQLMGKPKGARIKRKLSLEESEASGAEGPSNSRSKRDRVSCDSEPLGRSCGRAELAKQPTENMDVKLPSPGPSMEEDKATVYCNPMNSEKATSLSHKDQKASSLAQSWTGLEMLRQTLGNIMKLKVKVEEKQTAVLRVKKSRKSGQKELRVMEQELRELQDQLCTEQEHQQQRVEQLERTFYDEQQQLLEGVKKQQGEENLKEQLAQILQEHRALMDELSRSKKDFEEIIQAKNKELEETKEEKEKARAQKEEVLSQMNDVLENELQCTICSEHFIEAVTLNCAHSFCSYCINEWMKRKVECPICRREIQSKTRSLVLDNCIDRMVENLNLEMKEHRLALIRERKGFEVTSCCNLLW
- the RNF8 gene encoding E3 ubiquitin-protein ligase RNF8 isoform X3, whose amino-acid sequence is MAERGGASPAGGSGRTWCLRRVGMSGQWLLLESGSEVTIGRGFGLTYQLISKTCPLMISRYHCVFKQNAQGQWTVTDNKSLNGVWLNKERLDPLKAYPIGERDHIQLGVPLDNKETAEYEYEVIKEEWEKVSPFLAPRNDQLMGKPKGARIKRKLSLEESEASGAEGPSNSRSKRDRVSCDSEPLGRSCGRAELAKQPTENMDVKLPSPGPSMEEDKATVYCNPMNSEKATSLSHKDQKASSLAQSWTGLEMLRQTLGNIMKLKVKVEEKQTAVLRVKKSRKSGQKELRVMEQELRELQDQLCTEQEHQQQRVEQLERTFYDEQQQLLEGVKKQQGEENLKEQLAQILQEHRALMDELSRSKKDFEEIIQAKNKELEETKEEKEKARAQKEEVLSQMNDVLENELQCTICSEHFIEAVTLNCAHSFCSYCINEWMKRKVECPICRREIQSKTRSLVLDNCIDRMVENLNLEMKEHRLALIRERKGERETGCLSEPSHRQ